One window from the genome of Pedococcus badiiscoriae encodes:
- a CDS encoding PAC2 family protein, which translates to MIELEDVPELNNPVVIAAFEGWNDAGEAATAAVDHLVDVWDADAIAALDPEEYYDFQVNRPRVVLEDGRRRIHWRTTRILVARSAGLDRDVILIQGIEPSFRWRAFTIELMEFAQEVGASTVFTLGALMADVAHTRPIPVTATSDDDDVIHRFDLEPSRYEGPTGIVGVLADAATQSGMQSLSCWAAVPHYAGHSPSPKATLALISRLEELLDATIPHGDLADGAKAWERGINELADTDEEVAEYVQSLEEAQDTADLPEASGDAIAREFERYLRRRGQEGPG; encoded by the coding sequence GTGATCGAACTCGAAGACGTCCCCGAGCTCAACAACCCCGTCGTGATTGCCGCCTTCGAGGGCTGGAACGACGCGGGAGAGGCGGCGACCGCAGCCGTCGACCACCTCGTCGACGTCTGGGACGCCGATGCCATCGCCGCGCTCGACCCGGAGGAGTACTACGACTTCCAGGTCAACCGTCCGCGCGTCGTGCTCGAGGACGGGCGCCGTCGGATCCACTGGCGCACGACCCGGATCCTCGTCGCCCGCTCGGCCGGCCTGGACCGGGACGTGATCCTGATCCAGGGCATCGAGCCCTCCTTCCGCTGGCGCGCCTTCACCATCGAGCTCATGGAGTTCGCCCAGGAGGTGGGCGCGAGCACCGTGTTCACACTGGGTGCGCTCATGGCCGACGTGGCGCACACCAGGCCGATCCCCGTGACCGCCACCTCGGACGACGACGACGTGATCCACCGCTTCGACCTCGAGCCGAGCCGCTACGAGGGGCCGACGGGCATCGTCGGGGTGCTGGCGGACGCCGCCACCCAGTCGGGCATGCAGTCGCTGTCGTGCTGGGCCGCGGTCCCGCACTATGCAGGGCACTCCCCCTCGCCCAAGGCCACCCTCGCGCTGATCTCGCGACTCGAGGAGCTGCTCGACGCGACCATCCCGCACGGCGACCTGGCCGACGGTGCCAAGGCGTGGGAACGCGGCATCAACGAGCTCGCCGACACCGACGAGGAGGTGGCCGAGTACGTCCAGTCACTCGAGGAGGCGCAGGACACCGCCGACCTGCCCGAGGCGAGTGGCGATGCCATCGCCCGCGAGTTCGAGCGCTACCTGCGACGCCGGGGGCAGGAGGGTCCGGGCTAG
- a CDS encoding HAD family hydrolase produces the protein MPLSESGPREDAEPVTGTLPAAVFWDMDGTLVDTEPYWINAEHAIVEEAGGVWSDEYAHQLVGNDLMVSAEFIRDNSPVALEPLEIIDELLRRVIAQVSDHVPWRPGAVELLTALRESGVPNALVTMSWRSLADAVVTALPEETFAAVVTGDEVEHGKPHPEPYLAAARALGVTVGDCIAIEDSPTGVRSAVSAGVPTLAVPHVVPVPSMAGAVQVPSLRGLEPRDLRALFDGATRRPGSPGPRRLG, from the coding sequence ATGCCGCTTTCCGAGTCAGGTCCCCGCGAGGACGCCGAACCAGTCACGGGCACCCTCCCGGCGGCCGTCTTCTGGGACATGGACGGCACCCTGGTGGACACCGAGCCGTACTGGATCAACGCCGAGCACGCGATCGTCGAGGAGGCCGGCGGGGTCTGGAGCGACGAGTACGCCCACCAGCTCGTGGGCAACGACCTCATGGTCTCCGCCGAGTTCATCAGGGACAACAGCCCGGTCGCCCTGGAACCGCTGGAGATCATCGACGAGCTGCTCAGGCGCGTGATCGCGCAGGTCAGCGACCATGTGCCCTGGCGTCCCGGCGCTGTCGAGCTGCTCACCGCCCTGCGGGAGTCCGGGGTGCCGAACGCCCTCGTGACGATGTCGTGGCGTTCGCTGGCCGACGCCGTGGTCACCGCGCTGCCCGAGGAGACGTTTGCCGCAGTGGTCACCGGCGACGAGGTGGAGCACGGCAAGCCCCACCCTGAGCCCTACCTCGCCGCGGCCCGAGCGCTCGGGGTGACCGTCGGTGACTGCATCGCCATCGAGGACTCGCCCACCGGGGTGCGGTCCGCGGTCTCGGCGGGGGTGCCCACCCTCGCGGTGCCCCACGTCGTGCCCGTGCCGTCCATGGCCGGTGCCGTGCAGGTGCCCAGCCTGCGCGGGCTGGAGCCTCGCGACCTGCGAGCCCTCTTCGACGGCGCTACTCGTCGACCGGGGTCACCTGGCCCGAGACGGCTGGGTTGA
- a CDS encoding RecB family exonuclease yields MVPALSPSRASDFKQCPLLYRFRTIDKLPSPPSPAAARGTLVHAVLERLFDLPAEERTPAAAQALLGPQWQALVEQEPELAEMILADDKLTEAGWFGDAQALIETWFTLEDPTRLEPAERELYVETDVDGLVLRGYVDRLDVAPDGAMRVVDYKTGRSPSELFEGKALFQMKFYALVLWRLRGEIPRLLQLVYLGNGEVVRYAPDEHDLLSLERNLKAVWTAIEHAATTGDWRPKTSRLCDWCDYREFCPAWGGTPPPLPENAAQIALNPAVSGQVTPVDE; encoded by the coding sequence ATGGTTCCAGCCCTGTCACCGAGCCGAGCGTCGGACTTCAAGCAGTGCCCCCTGCTCTACCGGTTCCGGACGATCGACAAGCTCCCGTCCCCGCCGAGCCCGGCCGCGGCGCGCGGCACGCTCGTGCACGCCGTCCTCGAGCGGTTGTTCGACCTCCCGGCCGAGGAGCGCACCCCCGCCGCCGCCCAGGCGCTGCTGGGCCCCCAGTGGCAGGCCCTGGTCGAGCAGGAGCCCGAGCTGGCGGAGATGATCCTCGCCGACGACAAGCTCACCGAGGCGGGCTGGTTCGGTGATGCCCAGGCCCTGATCGAGACGTGGTTCACCCTCGAGGACCCCACCCGGCTCGAGCCCGCCGAGCGCGAGCTCTACGTCGAGACGGACGTCGACGGCCTGGTGCTGCGGGGATACGTCGACCGCCTCGACGTGGCCCCGGACGGCGCCATGCGGGTGGTCGACTACAAGACGGGCCGGTCGCCGAGCGAGCTCTTCGAGGGCAAGGCCCTGTTCCAGATGAAGTTCTACGCCCTGGTGCTGTGGCGGCTGCGCGGCGAGATCCCCCGGCTGCTCCAGCTCGTGTACCTGGGCAACGGGGAGGTCGTCCGGTACGCCCCGGACGAGCACGACCTGCTCAGCCTCGAGCGCAACCTCAAGGCCGTGTGGACGGCCATCGAGCACGCCGCCACGACTGGTGACTGGCGGCCCAAGACCTCCCGGCTGTGCGACTGGTGCGACTACCGGGAGTTCTGCCCCGCGTGGGGTGGCACTCCCCCGCCGCTGCCCGAGAACGCCGCTCAGATCGCTCTCAACCCAGCCGTCTCGGGCCAGGTGACCCCGGTCGACGAGTAG
- the metH gene encoding methionine synthase yields MDGAMGTMIQREELGEADYRGERFADWDSDLKGNNDLLSLTQPDIIRGIHTAYLEAGADLIETNTFNAQRISLADYGMEDLAYEMNLEAARLARGACDEATAKTPDRPRWVLGALGPTNRTASISPDVNDPGKRNVTFDELVEAYLEQARGLVDGGSDVLIVETIFDTLNAKAAIFALETLFEEHDRRWPVIISGTITDASGRTLSGQVTEAFWNSVRHARPLAVGLNCALGAAEMRPYAAELARVADTFVSCYPNAGLPNAFGEYDETAEDMAAVVGEFAQAGLVNLLGGCCGTTPDHIAAIAKAASDQSPRVPAEVPAALRLSGLEPLTVVDESLFVNVGERTNITGSARFRKLIQAEDYGTALNVARQQVESGAQVIDINMDEGMIDGVAAMDRFVKLVATEPDISRVPLMIDSSKWDVIEAGLKCVQGKSIVNSISMKEGVEPFIHHARLCRKYGAAIVVMAFDEDGQADSLQRRKEICQRAYDILTQEVGFPAEDIIFDPNIFAVATGIEEHAAYGTDFIDATRWIKENLPGALVSGGVSNVSFSFRGNNAVREAIHAVFLYHAIQAGMDMGIVNAGALVVYDQVDPELRERIEDVVLNRRPDSTERLLEIADRFNTGDTKQEAIAEEWRSLPVAERITYALVKGLDEYAETDTEELRLEISARGGRPIEVIEGPLMDGMNVVGDLFGAGKMFLPQVVKSARVMKKAVAYLIPFIEAEKTEAEVAENRAKGKVVMATVKGDVHDIGKNIVGVVLQCNNYDVVDLGVMVPAQKILDAAKAEKADVIGLSGLITPSLDEMVNFATEMERQGFDLPLLIGGATTSRAHTAVKVDQKYHGPVVWVKDASRSVPVVAQLLSDELRPKLMAEVKADFDSLRARHAAKTTERPLVSIEQARAQATPIDWSSYRPPMPHLVAAQEKELLRLQSGTRSRTVTQFVRTFPDYSIAELRDYIDWQPFFLAWEMKGRFPDILNNPSTGEAATKLYQDAQRMLDQIVDQKWLTASGVIGLFPANSVGDDIEVYTDESRETVATTLHTLRQQGQHREGIPNRAMSDFVAPRDTGRSDHIGAFAVTAGLGSQAKVAEFKAAMDDYNAILLEALADRLAEAFAERMHERVRHDFWGYAPDEHLKNTDLIAEKYVGIRPAPGYPACPDHTEKALLWDLLRVEENTGMELTESMAMWPGASVSGWYFSHPQSQYFVVGRLGRDQVEDYAKRKGWTLAEAERWLSPNLGYLPED; encoded by the coding sequence ATGGACGGGGCCATGGGGACGATGATCCAGCGCGAGGAGCTGGGAGAGGCCGACTACCGCGGCGAGCGATTCGCCGACTGGGACAGCGACCTCAAGGGCAACAACGACCTGCTGAGCCTGACCCAGCCGGACATCATCCGTGGCATCCACACGGCATACCTCGAAGCGGGCGCGGACCTCATCGAGACCAACACCTTCAACGCCCAGCGCATCTCCCTGGCCGACTACGGCATGGAGGACCTGGCCTACGAGATGAACCTCGAGGCCGCGCGGCTCGCGCGCGGGGCCTGCGACGAGGCGACGGCCAAGACGCCCGACCGGCCGCGCTGGGTCCTCGGTGCGCTCGGCCCGACGAACCGCACCGCGTCCATCTCCCCCGACGTGAACGACCCCGGCAAGCGCAACGTCACCTTCGACGAGCTGGTCGAGGCCTACCTCGAGCAGGCCCGTGGCCTCGTCGACGGCGGGTCGGACGTGCTGATCGTCGAGACGATCTTCGACACGCTCAACGCCAAGGCGGCGATCTTCGCCCTCGAGACGCTGTTCGAGGAGCACGACCGCCGGTGGCCGGTCATCATCTCCGGCACGATCACCGACGCCTCCGGCCGCACCCTCTCGGGGCAGGTCACCGAGGCCTTCTGGAACTCGGTCCGGCACGCCCGCCCGCTGGCGGTGGGGCTCAACTGCGCCCTCGGCGCCGCGGAGATGCGTCCGTATGCCGCGGAGCTGGCGCGTGTCGCCGACACCTTCGTCTCGTGCTACCCCAACGCCGGGCTTCCCAACGCCTTCGGCGAGTACGACGAGACCGCCGAGGACATGGCCGCGGTCGTCGGGGAGTTCGCGCAGGCCGGACTGGTCAACCTGCTCGGTGGCTGCTGCGGCACCACGCCCGACCACATCGCGGCCATCGCCAAGGCGGCCAGCGACCAGTCCCCGCGAGTGCCCGCCGAGGTCCCTGCGGCCCTGCGGCTGTCCGGCCTCGAGCCGCTGACCGTCGTCGACGAGTCGCTCTTCGTCAACGTGGGTGAGCGCACCAACATCACCGGCTCGGCGCGGTTCCGCAAGCTCATCCAGGCCGAGGACTACGGCACGGCCCTCAACGTCGCGCGACAGCAGGTGGAGTCGGGCGCCCAGGTCATCGACATCAACATGGACGAGGGGATGATCGACGGCGTCGCCGCGATGGACCGCTTCGTCAAGCTGGTCGCGACGGAGCCCGACATCTCGCGGGTGCCGCTGATGATCGACTCCTCCAAGTGGGACGTCATCGAGGCGGGGCTCAAGTGCGTCCAGGGCAAGTCGATCGTCAACTCGATCTCCATGAAGGAGGGGGTCGAGCCCTTCATCCACCATGCCCGCCTCTGCCGCAAGTACGGCGCGGCCATCGTGGTCATGGCCTTCGACGAGGACGGCCAGGCGGACTCGCTCCAGCGCCGCAAGGAGATCTGCCAGCGGGCCTACGACATCCTCACCCAGGAGGTCGGCTTCCCGGCCGAGGACATCATCTTCGACCCCAACATCTTCGCGGTGGCGACGGGCATCGAGGAGCACGCGGCCTACGGCACGGACTTCATCGACGCCACCCGCTGGATCAAGGAGAACCTCCCCGGGGCGCTGGTCTCCGGTGGCGTCTCCAACGTGTCCTTCTCGTTCCGCGGCAACAACGCCGTGCGCGAGGCGATCCATGCCGTGTTCCTCTACCACGCCATCCAGGCGGGCATGGACATGGGAATCGTCAACGCGGGAGCCCTCGTCGTCTACGACCAGGTCGACCCCGAGCTGCGCGAGCGGATCGAGGACGTGGTCCTCAACCGACGCCCCGACTCCACCGAGCGCCTCCTGGAGATCGCCGACAGGTTCAACACCGGCGACACCAAGCAGGAGGCCATCGCCGAGGAGTGGCGGTCCCTGCCCGTCGCCGAACGCATCACCTATGCCCTGGTGAAAGGCCTCGACGAGTATGCCGAGACCGACACCGAGGAGCTGCGGCTGGAGATCTCGGCGCGCGGCGGACGCCCCATCGAGGTCATCGAGGGACCGCTCATGGACGGCATGAACGTCGTGGGCGACCTGTTCGGCGCGGGCAAGATGTTCCTGCCCCAGGTGGTGAAGTCGGCCCGGGTCATGAAGAAGGCCGTCGCCTACCTCATCCCGTTCATCGAGGCCGAGAAGACCGAGGCCGAGGTGGCCGAGAACAGGGCCAAGGGCAAGGTCGTCATGGCCACCGTCAAGGGCGACGTCCACGACATCGGCAAGAACATCGTCGGGGTGGTGCTGCAGTGCAACAACTACGACGTCGTCGACCTCGGCGTGATGGTGCCGGCCCAGAAGATCCTCGACGCGGCCAAGGCCGAGAAGGCCGACGTCATCGGGCTGTCCGGGCTGATCACCCCGAGCCTCGACGAGATGGTCAACTTCGCCACCGAGATGGAGCGGCAGGGCTTCGACCTGCCGCTGCTCATCGGCGGGGCCACCACGTCACGCGCGCACACGGCCGTCAAGGTCGACCAGAAGTACCACGGGCCGGTCGTCTGGGTGAAGGACGCCTCGCGCTCGGTGCCGGTCGTCGCCCAGCTGTTGTCCGACGAGCTGCGTCCCAAGCTGATGGCGGAGGTCAAGGCCGACTTCGACTCGCTGCGAGCCCGCCACGCGGCCAAGACGACCGAGCGGCCGCTGGTGTCGATCGAGCAGGCGCGGGCGCAGGCCACCCCGATCGACTGGAGCAGCTACCGGCCGCCGATGCCGCACCTCGTCGCCGCGCAGGAGAAGGAGCTGCTGCGCCTGCAGTCCGGCACCCGCAGCCGCACCGTCACCCAGTTCGTGCGCACCTTCCCGGACTACTCCATCGCGGAGCTGCGCGACTACATCGACTGGCAGCCGTTCTTCCTCGCCTGGGAGATGAAGGGCCGCTTCCCCGACATCCTCAACAACCCCTCGACCGGTGAGGCCGCGACCAAGCTCTACCAGGACGCGCAGCGGATGCTCGACCAGATCGTCGACCAGAAGTGGCTGACCGCCAGTGGGGTGATCGGCCTGTTCCCGGCCAACTCGGTGGGTGACGACATCGAGGTCTACACCGACGAGTCCCGGGAGACGGTCGCCACGACGCTGCACACCCTGCGCCAGCAGGGACAGCACCGCGAGGGCATCCCCAACCGCGCGATGTCCGACTTCGTGGCGCCGCGGGACACCGGCAGGTCCGACCACATCGGGGCGTTCGCCGTCACGGCCGGACTCGGGTCGCAGGCCAAGGTCGCCGAGTTCAAGGCCGCGATGGACGACTACAACGCGATCCTGCTGGAGGCCCTGGCCGACCGGCTCGCCGAGGCCTTCGCCGAGCGGATGCACGAGCGCGTGCGGCACGACTTCTGGGGCTACGCACCCGACGAGCACCTCAAGAACACCGATCTCATCGCCGAGAAGTACGTGGGGATCCGGCCCGCTCCGGGCTACCCGGCCTGCCCGGACCACACCGAGAAGGCGCTGCTCTGGGACCTGCTGCGGGTCGAGGAGAACACCGGGATGGAGCTCACCGAGTCGATGGCCATGTGGCCGGGGGCCTCGGTGTCCGGGTGGTACTTCTCGCACCCCCAGTCGCAGTACTTCGTGGTGGGGCGCCTCGGGCGTGACCAGGTCGAGGACTACGCCAAGCGCAAGGGCTGGACCCTCGCGGAGGCCGAGCGGTGGCTCTCCCCCAACCTGGGCTACCTTCCCGAGGACTGA
- a CDS encoding site-2 protease family protein — protein MTTRAPAMEPEESGHGVRIARIGGVPVYLAPSWFVIAVVIVAIVAWPVLQTRPLFGLAVGLTQALLLLVSVLVHEGAHALAARAYGMHVLRIVANVWGGHTSFQAPRGTPGPMAAVAAAGPLANAALALVSFAALQATSGEVSGRVFTGLLIINGSLAVLNILPGMPLDGGQVLESLVWKLTGDRNKGSVAAGWTGRGVAVLVVLWFIGRPLLRGEGVGLGPDSIWALVIGSILWTGASESIRRGQALASLGGVTVADIMEPAVFLPPDTPVGAAISHPDAVVTTDERGVPCLVLLSATGQTPVDIDPSAPLSSAVTRVPDENVVETRPEAGIERVLGAIQATGVPAVVLTSGGQPYGVAHARLVNAALSRN, from the coding sequence ATGACGACCCGGGCTCCCGCGATGGAACCAGAGGAGTCCGGTCACGGGGTGCGGATCGCCAGGATCGGCGGGGTGCCCGTCTACCTCGCCCCCAGCTGGTTCGTGATCGCCGTCGTGATCGTCGCGATCGTGGCCTGGCCCGTCCTGCAGACCCGACCGTTGTTCGGTCTGGCCGTGGGGCTGACCCAGGCGCTGCTGCTGTTGGTGTCGGTGCTCGTGCACGAGGGTGCGCACGCCCTGGCAGCCCGCGCGTATGGCATGCACGTGCTGCGGATCGTGGCGAACGTGTGGGGTGGGCACACCTCCTTCCAGGCGCCGCGAGGCACGCCGGGGCCGATGGCGGCGGTTGCGGCGGCCGGACCCCTGGCGAACGCCGCCCTGGCCCTGGTGTCCTTCGCTGCCCTGCAGGCCACCTCGGGTGAGGTGTCCGGCCGCGTCTTCACCGGACTGCTCATCATCAACGGCTCCCTGGCGGTGCTCAACATCCTGCCCGGCATGCCCCTGGACGGCGGCCAGGTCCTGGAGTCCCTGGTCTGGAAGCTCACCGGTGACCGCAACAAGGGCTCGGTCGCGGCGGGCTGGACCGGCCGCGGCGTGGCCGTGCTCGTGGTCCTCTGGTTCATCGGCAGGCCGTTGCTGCGCGGGGAGGGTGTGGGCCTGGGACCGGACAGCATCTGGGCCCTGGTGATCGGCTCGATCCTGTGGACCGGCGCCAGCGAGTCCATCCGGCGCGGCCAGGCCCTGGCCTCTCTCGGCGGGGTCACGGTCGCCGACATCATGGAGCCCGCCGTGTTCCTCCCACCGGACACCCCGGTCGGCGCCGCCATCTCCCATCCCGATGCGGTGGTCACCACCGACGAGCGGGGCGTTCCCTGCCTCGTGTTGCTCTCGGCCACCGGGCAGACCCCCGTCGACATCGACCCCTCAGCGCCGTTGAGCTCGGCGGTCACCCGCGTCCCCGACGAGAACGTGGTGGAGACCCGCCCCGAGGCCGGCATCGAGCGGGTGCTCGGGGCCATCCAGGCCACCGGCGTCCCGGCCGTCGTCCTCACCAG